The genomic DNA CCGGGTTTCATTAATTCGAGAGCCTGCTCCCGCGCCTGCGACAGCTCCATCTCGAGTTGGGCTTTCTGCTTGAACAACCGCTCCCGCTCTGCCTGCTCGATGTCCCGGGCCGCGAAGTAGGTCTTGGCCACCAGCGTCGGTGTGCGGAACACGGCGCTCAACTGCTCAATCACGGCCTGCTCGATGTCCCCGGCGGGAATCCGTTTGAGCGGGCACCGGCTCACGGTCCGCTTGCTGTCCTTCTGACAGATGTAATAGGTGTAATGGCGGCCGTTCTTGCGGGCGTAGGTCGGCCCCATCGAGCAGCCGCAGTGGCCGCAGCGGATGACGCCTTTCAGCGGGGCGACCATTTTGGTTCTGGCCATGGAAACCTTGACCGGTTTGTTGTCCTCCAGGATGGCCTTAACCTTGTCCCAGGTCGCCCGGTCGATGATCCCTTCGTGCTCACCAGGGTAGCTGCGATCCTTGTGGGCGATCTCGCCGATATAGATCCGGTTGTTCAGCAGCCGGTAGATATGGGCGGTGTTCCATTCGGAGCCCTCGCGCACTTTGCCTTTCTTGGTGGTCCAGGCCTTGGTGCGGTAACCCTGTTCGTTCAGCTCTTGGCCCAGCTTCTTGGCCGAGCCGATCTGGATGAATCGGCGGAAGATGTACTGCACCGTTCTGGCTTCATCGGGGTTGATCAGCAGCTTCTTATTTTCCCGGTCGACGTCGTATCCGATGATGGGCACGCCGCCGCAGTATTTCCCCCGGCGCTTGGCTGCCGCCACCTTGTCCCGGATACGTTCGGCGATGACCTCCCGCTCGTACTGGGCGAAGGTAATCAGGATGCCGAGAAACATCCGGCCGGTGGGATCGGTGGTGCTGAAGTGCTGGGTGACCGAGACGAAGCTGACACCCTTCTCGTTGAAGAGGTCGATCATCTTCATGAAGTCCAGCAGCGAGCGGGACAGCCGGTCGACCTTGTAGACGACGATCACATCGATCTTCCCGGCGTCGATGTCCGCCAGCAGGCGGCGTAGCCCCGGACGCTCCATGTTCCCGCCCGAGAAACCACCATCGTCGTAGCGATCCGGCAGAGCCGTCCAGCCACGCATTCTCTGGGCTTCGATATAGTGTTCCGCCGATTCCCGTTGCGCATCCAACGAGTTGAACTCCTGTTCGAGACCTTCCTCGTGGCTCTTGCGGGTGTAGATGGCACAGCGCAGCGTCTTGTTCTTTCCCGGCGCGACATTGCTGTTATCAAGCATCTGAACCTCCCTCGGCTTTTCTGCCGTAAACCTTCTTCAGCCCGAAAAAGACCTTGCCGTTCCAGCGCGTCCCGGTGATCTCCCTGGCCACCGCGCTGAGCGACCGGAAGGTGCGGCCTTCGAACTCGTAGCCATCGGCAAGGACGGTCACCTCATATCGCCGGTCGTTCCAGACCCGCACCAGTCTGGTCCCGGGCAGGATGGCCTCGTTCGATTTCCGCTCTTCTGGGATGCGTCGATTGACAGTGGCGACCGGGTCCTCCTTGGCGTCCTGCTGAAGATGGACCTTGGCCTGCTCGGACAGCCCGCCGTAGAAAAGCTCCTGGATGCGATAAGCCAGCCGCTTGATGAGGAATTGCTTTTTGTACTGGGGCGGCTCTTCTCCGTAGAGATCGAGCCATTTTTCCCGGAGCTGCTCCAGGGACATGGATTGCAGCAGAGCCATCTGCCGAAGGACTGAGTTTCGGGTTCGGTCCTGATTCTTGCCGCCCGTGGCGGCGTTGTGTAACTCATTCATTTTCAACTCCTTATTTTGGTTTCCGGACGAGTTGTCATGAATGAATGCTCTGTTCCGGCAATGAATCAAGTCCTTCTCCGAGCACAGGGGAAGAATCTTCGAAAACCTCTAACTCATTGCCCACACATGCGTTTTTTGCCTTTCGGCGCAGGACCGCCGTGGCCAGAATGGAGGCGGCTGACTGGAGCCTCGCCTCACCCGACAGGCGGCCGGGTTTGCCGTTTTCGCCAAGGTCATCCGTCCCCGGCCCATCATTCATTTCCTGTACATCCAACATCGAACACCTCCGGTGGGACCGGGGGCTGGATGGTGTGGATGCCAGAAAACGGTGGCGGTCGGGATGCGCGTTCTATGGCACCCACAACCGCCTCAGCTCCGCCTCTGGTCGGTTATCTGGTTACATCCGGCTTGAACCGGACTTGCGTTCGTTACCTACCGGAGGGACGTGCAAGATGACGGAATCAGACGAGAAGTCCTGTTTTTTTGATTGACCTGATGTTCATCAGGTCGTATATTTTGTGGTCATAAATTGGGCTTAATCCGCTCAGTGGCTACGACACGGAGCAATCGCCATGGGAAAGAAAAAGGTATCGGAAATAACCGACCCACAAGCAAACACGCTGAGGGTCATTTGCCAAATCATCGATGAAAAGGGGTTGCCGCCAACGGTGAAAGAATTGTCGGAAGTCCTTGGTATCAGCCACGCGAGCGCCCACGAGCAGATCGCTCAACTGGTACGGAAAGGCTATCTGAAGAAAGAAGCTCGTAAGGCCCGAAGCATCGTCGTCATCAGGAGGCCCGAATAACGATGCTGGGTCGCGAAAAATAAGGAGATCGACATGGGGCACGTCAGACTTGGAAGCCTTCCGAGGTCGAGGGCATGGAAAGAGGTGGTCGGCCTGATCACGGCCGGTGCCGACGTGTCCCAAATCGCAAACGCAACAATCCGGGCAGCCGATAAAGCATTCACCTTCGTGCTCAACGATGAGGGGTTCACCGAGGCGGTCTGGTTGATGACGCAACTCGCCATTGCCGCAAAAAAGGAGAACCTCGGCGAGCATCTCCAATCCCTCGGCGTCAACCTGCCGCAGGATACATCCCTTCCCGATCTTGCAGCCGCAGTCTCCGAGGCCCTGGATAACAAATTGGAGTCCAACGGTGGCCGATCCGACCTCGGTGAAATGTCTCAGCGTGCATTGGTCGGAGCCCTGGTAGAGCACATCTCACCAAAACTGCCGTCTCTCTTCGCCCCCGGGCCAGATGATGTTCGGGCCGCACTGGCAGCGCTCGGGAAAAAGCGGGAGTTCGGAGAGCTGTCGCGGACTTTCTTCGCCAAGCTGACCAACGAGAGCATGAACTACTTCCTCTCAAAAACGCTGGCTACCCATCTGGGCGAGGGCCAGCGCTTTGCCACCATGAATGAAATGGGACAATTCGAGAAGGCTCTGAACACGCACTGTAAAGAGGCGTCCCTGATCGTCGAGCAGTTTTCAGCAGATTGGTTTTCGAAGCACAGGTACGAAGAAGGTGGTGACATCTCCAGGGAGTCTTCCAATGGCTTCGCCTCTTACGCGCTGAAAAAGATGAAGGACGAGCTAAAAGAAGGAGCGCGAGCCGATGCAAGATAAACGATATATCATCTGTGGGAACGCACCGACCGATGGGATTGAAGAAAATCCTGACCGTGATCTGCGCCTGCGCCTTTGGGGCAAGGATGGGCTGGACAAGATCACCCTACGCATTGAAGACATCCACAAAAAGATGAGCAAGGACGTGCCTGATTCTTTCCAGGACCTGCTCGAAATCGCCACCTACGTTTACAGTGCCGATCAGGCCATCCCACGAGGGGCCGACGACGTCGATTCTTTTGGCCATGGCTGGCGCAGGGATCTGCACTTCATCATCCCGGTGCGGAAGCCAGATTTTTGGAACGGAGACGATATCCACCAGGCGCTGCGCTCCACGCTTGGTTTCTTGTCTGACGACAACTATCACTTCGAGTTCGTCAAACTGAAAGAGGCTCAGGCATTCCAGGGATATCTGAAATTTGATGATGACGGACGGCTCTTCGGCTATCCGGAACAGGTAGTGATGTTTTCAGGTGGGCTGGACTCGCTGGCGGGAGCCATCGATGAAGTTCTAAATGAAAAACACAAGGTCGTCCTTGTTACCCACAAGTCGACACCGAAGCTCAACACGCGCCACCGGCGACTGGAAAAGATGATTGCCGACAAGGCTGGGGAAAATGCCCCGCTACACATCGGCGTCCGGGTCAACAAGAACAAGGGGCTGAACTACGAGTACACCCAGCGCAGCCGATCTTTCCTCTATGTGTCTATCGGGGCGACCATCGCAAAAATGCTCAATCTGAAAAGCGTCCGTTTTTACGAAAACGGGGTCATCAGTTTGAATCTGCCGGTCTGCGCTCAGGTAGTCGGAGGCCGGGCAACACGCACCACCCACCCCAGGGTGATCCGAGGCTTTCAGGAAATCATCAGCCTGGTGGCTGGCGAACCGTTCACGATTGAGAATCCCTACATCTGGAAAACCAAGGCCGGTGTTATCGAGGTGATCACCAAGGCCGGATGCCAGGACATGATCGCGGCATCGACCACCTGCACCCATACCTGGGAGATGACCAATCACCATACGCATTGCGGAACGTGTTCGCAGTGCATCGACAGGCGTTTTGCCATGATTGCGGCAAAAGCGGATCAGCATGACCCCGTGGAAGCCTATAAGGCCGATATCTTCACCCAAAGTCGAAGCAAGGACGAGGACAAGATCATGGCTGCCGCGTACCTGGAGCGAGCCAACCAGGTCCGTGACCAGGATGACATCACCCAGTTTATCGCTCGATTCAGCGAGGTAAGTCGGGTCTTCCGCTACTTGAATGGGAACCCCGGAAGCGTGGCCCAAAAGGTCTATGACCTTTACAAGCGCCACGCCAAGGAGGTCTGCGATGCTATGGACACCATGGTTGGCCGTAACATCACCGCCATCCGCCAACGCACCTTGCCGGGAGACTGCCTGCTCAGGACGGTCTATGAATCGGGATCGGTGATCTCTGTCCCAGCTATTCCGGTCGAGCAGAAGCAGCCGGACAACTACTTCAGGAAGCGCGGGGGTGTCTGGGCCGCACGCTTTAACGGCAACGCCGAGGTGCTTGTGACGGGTGTCGACAAAGGAGCCGAGTACATCAACTTCCTCCTGGCGAGGCCTAACAAGGAAACCTCGGTCTACGAGATCGTCTGCGGGTTTGCCATCGATAGCTGCAACGCGGTCCTGAACTCCAATGAGACCGACGAAGGTTTTCAGGTCACCCAGGGGGTTCCGTTGGGTGATACCGGCTTCGTTGCCGATCGCAAGGCCGTCGAGCAATACCGGGAGACGGCTCACGAGCTTCTTCGAGAAATTGAAGAAGCCCGGGCAGAAAACAACGATGCCGAAATCCAGCGGCTTGAGAACGAAATGACCCAGATCACCGCCGCAATCAACGAGGCGGTTGGTCTGGGTGGCAAACTCCGGAAATCCAACGACAAGCGGAAGAACATCCGCGACGCCTTCCGGAGTGCCGTGAACCGGGCCATCACGTATCTGGACAAGTATGACAAGCCGCTGGCCGCCCACCTGAAGGAGTCCATCAAGTGCGGCAACGAACCGGTCTACCGGACCGAAGAGGAGATCGTTTGGGAGGTCCGCCCGATAGTCAACGAATGACCCGGGACCACCCAGGAAGAAAAAACTAAAAAAATTTCCGCTACGCCAAATGTAGCCATTGCGACGCCGGATGTAGCGCCTTCCCCAATGAAGGCGCGATCCGGCGTTTTTTATTGGTCAGCATAGGGTTGGCCACCGGGCGTGCCAGAACTTCCGAACAAGGAGACTGGCAGTGGCACAAGTCAACAAAGCACACCTCACCCCACCGAAGCGGCGACTCATCGAGTTGATGCAGGACATCAACTTCGGCCGCATCACCAACATTCCGGTCCGCGACGGCGAACCGGAACTCACCCCTGACACGGTCATCGAGCGCGAGATCAAGCTGGGCGGACAGAGCGGTCCCCGGCCCGAGCGCGACCAGGATGACTTCATCCTCAAGCAAGAGGTCGTGGCGCTGCTGGAGCACCTCGCGCAGATGGGCAGCGGAAAAGTCTGCCTGCTCGAGATCAAGCACGGTCTCCCGTTCCTGATGCGCATCGAGGAACGGGCAGCCTGAACACGTAACGACCTAAACCCTTAGACACTGGACAACAAGCTGGACGCATGGCGGAGGCTGTTGTGGGTGTCGCCGAGCCGAATACGGCAATTGGCGGCGTACCTGCGACCCCTTCGCCCACGCGACAGCTTTGTCCTGTGATCTGGCCCGTGCCGACACCCACGCGGACCTCCTCCTCGCTCCGAGGAGGCCCCGATGGTTTCACAGAATTCTTACGACGGCATCGACAAGTATGCCGCCGACCTCATTCGGCACAAAGCACGTCAACTCGTAGGCAAGGCCGGATTCACCGAGGACGACAGACCCGACCTCGAACAGGAACTGATGATCGATCTGCTGCAGCGGATGCGGCATTTCAATCCAGCCAAAGCCAAGAAGACCACCTTCATGGCCCGAATCGTCGAACGTCACATCTCCACCATCCTGGAGGCCCGTTTCGCCCAATGCCGGGACTGGCGGCTCTGCCAAACCTCACTCAACGAACCCCTCGACAACGGCGAAGGCGACACCACCGAACGGATCGACTTCCTGGACAGCGAGGGCTCCCTGGGAGGCGGCACCCGCGAAACAAGGGAGCGTCTCGCCCATGAGATCCGCATGGATCTCGACCGAGCCATCGCCTTGTTGCCGGAAGAGCTCCGGGATCTGTGCGTGCGCCTGCACGACAGCACCATGGCCGAAGTCGCCCGGGAGATGGGCATTCCCAGAACCACCCTCTACGACCGGCTGAGCAAGCTCCGGGACGCGTTCCGCGAGGCCGGGCTCGAGGACTACCTGTGATCTCCGACGCATCAGCTCTGGCTCCGGTAAGTAAGCACCGTGCCGCATGGTGCGGCTATCCGGGGCCTCGGAAATCAGAACCTGAACAAAAGAGGAGTTCAACCATGACTCACGACACTTACAAGTACCGTTTTGACGAGTCGGTCCCGGCCCAGGAACTGGAAGACACTTTCATGCTGGCGATGCTGGCCGTCGAAAGCCTGCATGGCCGTTCCCGTGTGCGGATGGAGAGCCGGTTCAATCTGGACAAGGCCCGACGCACCTGCGTGATCGACGCCTCCACCGATGTCGGCAGCGACCTCGCCCGCATTTTCACCGGCTTCGCCACCAAGGAATACGGCGAACGCTCGGTCTTGATCGAACGATCCCAGCCGTCGGGCTGCGCCTGTGCCTCCAAGCATCGCGCAGCGCCAACCGAAGCGGGGGTGGCGGTATGAGCGAGCTGATGACCACCACCTATTCCATGTGGCGGCTATTCCGCAACTGCCGCATGGCCTGCAAATGGCGCTACATCGATGAGCTGGTGCCGCTCGAGCGCGATCCCAATCTGGCCTTCGGCTCGGTCATTCACGATTGCCTGGAGTGCTGGCACGGCGAGCGGAATCTGGCCAAGGTCCTCGACCACATCGACCGGACCTATCCGAACCGGGCGCAGGACGACCATCAACAGGCCGACTGGCATCTCGCCCGGGCCATGATGAGCGCCTATGCGGAACACTACCCGGCCGAAGAGTTCGAGGTCGTCGCGCTCGAGAAAACCTTCGAAGGTCCCATCGTCAACCCGGCGACCGGGGCGACCTCGCGCAGTTTCATTATCGCCGGGAAGGTGGACGGCATCGTCCGTCAGGATGGCCAGTATTTCCTACTGGAACACAAAACCGCCTCGCAGATCGACGCCAGCTACCTGGAGCGGCTGTGGACCGATTTCCAGATCATCCTCTACGCCTGGTACCTGGAGCAGACCCTCGGCATCACGGTCAGCGGCATCATCTACAACGTCCTGGTCAAGGCCAAGCTGCGCCAGGGCAAGGGTGAGACCGAAGCCGAGTTCGAGGCCCGCCGGGCGGAGCTGATCGCCAAGTCGAAAACCGGCAAGAGCAGCGCCAAGCGCAAGCTGCCGGAGGACGACGACACCTTCCAGCAACGGCTCCAGGAGAAGTACCTCGAGCCGGGAATGTTCCATCGCGAGGTGCTCTACATCTCCCGCGACCAGTTCGAGGAACTGCGGGCGGAGCTGTGGGAACTCTCCAAGGCCATGCTCGACGCCCGTCGGCGCGACACCTTCTACCGCAACACCAGCTACTGCTTCCAGTACGGAAGGCCCTGCGCCTACTTCCGGCTCTGCCGCTCGGGCGGCAACCCCAACGTCATTGAAAACCATTTCCAACGGATCGCCCCGCACGAAGAGCTGCGGGACGGAGCCGGTGAAGACGCCGCTCCGGTGTTTTGAAATCCCAACCATAAGGAGACGAAGCCATGCTTCCCAAGACCAAAAGCAAACCCAAACACACGCTCTCGGACCTCACCGCCCTGGTGTACGGCCCGAGCAAGATCGGCAAGAGCACCTGGTGCTCCAAGGCCGATGACGCACTGTTCCTGGCGACCGAGCCGGGCCTGAACGCCCTGGAGGTGTTCCAGACCCCGATCACCTGCTGGGACGACCTTCTGCAGGCCTGCGCCGAAATCGCCGAGGGCAAGCACGAATTCAAGACCATCGTCGTCGACACGGTGGATAACGCCTACAAGATGTGCTCGGACTACGTCTGCAAGAAATTCAAGATCGAGCACGAATCCGACCTGGGCTACGGCAAGGGCTACGCGCTGATCAACAACGAGTTCCAGCGCGTCATCAACAAGCTCGCGTTCCTGCCCTACGGGCTGATCCTGATTTCCCACTCCCAGGAGCGGGACATCGAGACCCGGACCGGCAAACACACCCGCATCGTGCCGACGCTGCCGGAAAAGGCGCGAAAGCTGGTCACCGGTCTGGTGGACCTGATCCTGTTCTGCGACCTGGACATGAAAACCGGCGAGGACGGCAAGCCGGTCTGGCAACGCGTGATGCGCACCAAGCCCAGTCCCAACTACGACGCCGGTGACCGCACCGGCCGACTCCCCGAAGTCATCCCACTCGATTTTCCGAGCTTCATGAAAGCGTTCAACAACACGGCAGCCGGAGCTGCGGCGAGTGCCGCCCGGCCGAAGCCGGAGCCGACCGTGAGTGCGGCGGCGAAACCCCAACAGTAAGGAGATCCGACCATGGAACACTACGAGAACCAATCCAACAGCAGCCTCGATCTGGCGCAGTTCGACGACGCCTTCGAAACCGCCGAAGTCGAGGAACGTGAGTTCGAGGCCGTCCCCGACGGTAAATACCAGGTCAACGTCGACCGGGTCGAACTGACCCGCGCCCAGACTTCCGGCAATCCCATGCTCAAGTGGACCCTGCGCATTCTCGCGCCGACCCACAAGGGCCGTCTGCTCTGGCGCAACAACGTCATGGCCAGCAACGAGAACATCAAGTGGCTCAAGCAGGACCTCTACACCTGCGGGCTGCAGCTTCAGAAGCTCTCCGACCTGCCGGGCCACCTCGAGCAGCTTCTCAACATCAAGCTGGAGGTGACCAAGCGCACTCGCGGTGAAAACGAGAACATCTACTTCAACCGTCGCATTGTCATGGCCGACGATGCCGGGGCTCCCGGTGCGGCGATGGACGACATGATCCCGTTCTGATGATGGACCGGATCACCGTTGTCGTCGATACACGCGAACAGGAGCCCTACAGCTTCGATACAGACAAGGTTTCGACGGTTCGCAAGGCGCTGCTCGCCGGTGATTACTCACTGGTCGGCCTCGAGGAACGGGTGGCGGTGGAGCGCAAATCCCTGACGGATTTTGTCTCCACCGTCATCCGGGGGCGAAAGCGGTTCCACCGCGAACTGGAAAAGCTCTCCGCCTACGAATCCGCCTGTGTGGTTGTCGAATGCAACTTTCGCGATCTGGTCGATGGCCGCTACCGCAGCGATGCCCACCCGCACGCGCTGATCGGAACGGTCGCCTCCATCGTCGTCGACTTCGGTGTCCCCGTCTACTTCTGCTCGGACCGGCAGGCCGCCTGCCGTTTTGTCGAGGAGTACCTGACACGTTTTCACCGGAGGATCGCGAGATGCCAAAAAGAAATGAGAGTAACCCGGCGCGACTCCGGGGAAGAATAGAGCGCGTTTACTATGCCGGACCCAAGTTCTCCGCAGGCCGACTGCTCACCCCGACCGGTGAGGAAGTCCAGTTCGCGGGCAATTTGTTCGCCCGGGAAAATCAGCCTGTGGTCCTGCTCGGAGCGTGGGCCACCCATCCCAAATACGGCCGTCAGTTCAAGGTCGACGGGATGGAGCACGACCTCGAACTCGATCCGGAGGGGCTGATCCATTATTTGGCTAACCATCCGGAGATCAAGGGCATTGGTCCGGCCAAGGCCAGATTGATCGTCGAGAGTTTCGGAGACGCCTTTGAAGAAACCCTTCTGAACGACCCCGAGCGCATTGCGCTCAAGGCCCGACTGCCCCTGGATGCGGCCAAGCGGCTGCGTGACGAATGGTTGAAGAACCGTAGCGTCAACACCGTCATGGCCTGGCTGTCGGCATTCGGCCTGACCCATCATCAGGTCACCACCCTGGTCGAAAGACTCGGCGGCAACTGCCTCGATATCCTGAAGGAAGACCCGTACATCCTCATTCGGGAGATCCGGGGATTCGGCTTCAAGAAGGTCGACAAGATTGCCCGCAAGCTGGGAACCCCCAAGGACCATACCCCTCGTATCCGGGCCGGGTTGAATTTCTGCGTCCGTGAAGCCCTGGACAATGGCAACTGCTGGATCGAATACGAGGATCTGGTCGACCAGGTCAATCTACTGCTGGTTATGGATGCCCTGGATAGCCGGGTTCGTATCGAGAGCGCCCTCGACGCGCTCATCGAAGAACGGGCGCTTTCCTGCGATTCCCACGGCGGGCGTTTCGTGGTCGCTCTGCCGGAGATCGTCCGAATGGAGCGGGAGTTGGCCTCGCTGTTCGGCCATGCCGAAACACCCAACCCGCATTTCCAGTCCGTCAAGAAACTCGATGCCCTGATTCGGCGCTGCGCGGCGACGCTGAACGAGAAGCAGCTCGACGCAGTGCGCTCGGCACTCAATCACAGCATCAGCCTGATCTCGGGTGGAGCCGGTTCGGGCAAGAGCTACACCATCTCGGTCATCAACACCATCTGCGAGGAGAGCGATCTGGAGGTCGTGCTTGCCGCGCCGACCGGCAAGGCCGCCAAACGCCTGGAGGAAGTCAGCGGCCGTAGCGGCACCACCATCCACCGTCTGCTCGGCTATGACGGCAAGGGTTTCTCGCGCAGCAAGGAGAACCCCATCGATGCCGATGTCCTGGTGGTAGACGAGTTTTCGATGGTGGACGTGCCGTTGGCTTGGCACCTGTTCGAGGCGGTCGATTTTTCGCGGACCA from Pseudodesulfovibrio aespoeensis Aspo-2 includes the following:
- a CDS encoding sigma-70 family RNA polymerase sigma factor, whose amino-acid sequence is MVSQNSYDGIDKYAADLIRHKARQLVGKAGFTEDDRPDLEQELMIDLLQRMRHFNPAKAKKTTFMARIVERHISTILEARFAQCRDWRLCQTSLNEPLDNGEGDTTERIDFLDSEGSLGGGTRETRERLAHEIRMDLDRAIALLPEELRDLCVRLHDSTMAEVAREMGIPRTTLYDRLSKLRDAFREAGLEDYL
- the recD2 gene encoding SF1B family DNA helicase RecD2 — its product is MPKRNESNPARLRGRIERVYYAGPKFSAGRLLTPTGEEVQFAGNLFARENQPVVLLGAWATHPKYGRQFKVDGMEHDLELDPEGLIHYLANHPEIKGIGPAKARLIVESFGDAFEETLLNDPERIALKARLPLDAAKRLRDEWLKNRSVNTVMAWLSAFGLTHHQVTTLVERLGGNCLDILKEDPYILIREIRGFGFKKVDKIARKLGTPKDHTPRIRAGLNFCVREALDNGNCWIEYEDLVDQVNLLLVMDALDSRVRIESALDALIEERALSCDSHGGRFVVALPEIVRMERELASLFGHAETPNPHFQSVKKLDALIRRCAATLNEKQLDAVRSALNHSISLISGGAGSGKSYTISVINTICEESDLEVVLAAPTGKAAKRLEEVSGRSGTTIHRLLGYDGKGFSRSKENPIDADVLVVDEFSMVDVPLAWHLFEAVDFSRTTVLLVGDHNQLPPVGPGNILRDLIQTRAIPTVILDKVVRQAGVLKENCTAVLKGEVRKTSEASVGGCRDWYLVDQFTDPMAARSFLLELFQERLDALGFDIIKDVQVLTPTHKGPLGTKELNEELQRLIQRKLWNTEVPPVAMGRRAPFLKHDKVIQTRNNYDLNVMNGAIGYVVDVLANGTLVIDFDGMPVEMEKGSPDLQDLQLAYALTIHKTQGSEFPCVVVVVHKAHSFMHHRNLLYTGVTRARRTAIVLGDHWGIQNCAKRCQVDDRRTFLPLFLDAAQHAEADFARVAEAE
- a CDS encoding 7-cyano-7-deazaguanine synthase: MQDKRYIICGNAPTDGIEENPDRDLRLRLWGKDGLDKITLRIEDIHKKMSKDVPDSFQDLLEIATYVYSADQAIPRGADDVDSFGHGWRRDLHFIIPVRKPDFWNGDDIHQALRSTLGFLSDDNYHFEFVKLKEAQAFQGYLKFDDDGRLFGYPEQVVMFSGGLDSLAGAIDEVLNEKHKVVLVTHKSTPKLNTRHRRLEKMIADKAGENAPLHIGVRVNKNKGLNYEYTQRSRSFLYVSIGATIAKMLNLKSVRFYENGVISLNLPVCAQVVGGRATRTTHPRVIRGFQEIISLVAGEPFTIENPYIWKTKAGVIEVITKAGCQDMIAASTTCTHTWEMTNHHTHCGTCSQCIDRRFAMIAAKADQHDPVEAYKADIFTQSRSKDEDKIMAAAYLERANQVRDQDDITQFIARFSEVSRVFRYLNGNPGSVAQKVYDLYKRHAKEVCDAMDTMVGRNITAIRQRTLPGDCLLRTVYESGSVISVPAIPVEQKQPDNYFRKRGGVWAARFNGNAEVLVTGVDKGAEYINFLLARPNKETSVYEIVCGFAIDSCNAVLNSNETDEGFQVTQGVPLGDTGFVADRKAVEQYRETAHELLREIEEARAENNDAEIQRLENEMTQITAAINEAVGLGGKLRKSNDKRKNIRDAFRSAVNRAITYLDKYDKPLAAHLKESIKCGNEPVYRTEEEIVWEVRPIVNE
- a CDS encoding LexA family protein, with product MGKKKVSEITDPQANTLRVICQIIDEKGLPPTVKELSEVLGISHASAHEQIAQLVRKGYLKKEARKARSIVVIRRPE
- a CDS encoding DUF2924 domain-containing protein: MNELHNAATGGKNQDRTRNSVLRQMALLQSMSLEQLREKWLDLYGEEPPQYKKQFLIKRLAYRIQELFYGGLSEQAKVHLQQDAKEDPVATVNRRIPEERKSNEAILPGTRLVRVWNDRRYEVTVLADGYEFEGRTFRSLSAVAREITGTRWNGKVFFGLKKVYGRKAEGGSDA
- a CDS encoding PD-(D/E)XK nuclease family protein, translated to MSELMTTTYSMWRLFRNCRMACKWRYIDELVPLERDPNLAFGSVIHDCLECWHGERNLAKVLDHIDRTYPNRAQDDHQQADWHLARAMMSAYAEHYPAEEFEVVALEKTFEGPIVNPATGATSRSFIIAGKVDGIVRQDGQYFLLEHKTASQIDASYLERLWTDFQIILYAWYLEQTLGITVSGIIYNVLVKAKLRQGKGETEAEFEARRAELIAKSKTGKSSAKRKLPEDDDTFQQRLQEKYLEPGMFHREVLYISRDQFEELRAELWELSKAMLDARRRDTFYRNTSYCFQYGRPCAYFRLCRSGGNPNVIENHFQRIAPHEELRDGAGEDAAPVF
- a CDS encoding recombinase family protein; its protein translation is MLDNSNVAPGKNKTLRCAIYTRKSHEEGLEQEFNSLDAQRESAEHYIEAQRMRGWTALPDRYDDGGFSGGNMERPGLRRLLADIDAGKIDVIVVYKVDRLSRSLLDFMKMIDLFNEKGVSFVSVTQHFSTTDPTGRMFLGILITFAQYEREVIAERIRDKVAAAKRRGKYCGGVPIIGYDVDRENKKLLINPDEARTVQYIFRRFIQIGSAKKLGQELNEQGYRTKAWTTKKGKVREGSEWNTAHIYRLLNNRIYIGEIAHKDRSYPGEHEGIIDRATWDKVKAILEDNKPVKVSMARTKMVAPLKGVIRCGHCGCSMGPTYARKNGRHYTYYICQKDSKRTVSRCPLKRIPAGDIEQAVIEQLSAVFRTPTLVAKTYFAARDIEQAERERLFKQKAQLEMELSQAREQALELMKPGSDQPGKTEMLTTVNRQAVELSKQLTHVSERCRAYRGNSITEQDVSEAFQNVEGFWEDLFPVERNRLIRLLVDKVEIRETGIDMELRTNGLTTLIAELAGLACEVTERRVSR
- a CDS encoding ATP-binding protein, which codes for MLPKTKSKPKHTLSDLTALVYGPSKIGKSTWCSKADDALFLATEPGLNALEVFQTPITCWDDLLQACAEIAEGKHEFKTIVVDTVDNAYKMCSDYVCKKFKIEHESDLGYGKGYALINNEFQRVINKLAFLPYGLILISHSQERDIETRTGKHTRIVPTLPEKARKLVTGLVDLILFCDLDMKTGEDGKPVWQRVMRTKPSPNYDAGDRTGRLPEVIPLDFPSFMKAFNNTAAGAAASAARPKPEPTVSAAAKPQQ
- a CDS encoding DUF669 domain-containing protein, which gives rise to MEHYENQSNSSLDLAQFDDAFETAEVEEREFEAVPDGKYQVNVDRVELTRAQTSGNPMLKWTLRILAPTHKGRLLWRNNVMASNENIKWLKQDLYTCGLQLQKLSDLPGHLEQLLNIKLEVTKRTRGENENIYFNRRIVMADDAGAPGAAMDDMIPF
- a CDS encoding ERCC4 domain-containing protein — protein: MMDRITVVVDTREQEPYSFDTDKVSTVRKALLAGDYSLVGLEERVAVERKSLTDFVSTVIRGRKRFHRELEKLSAYESACVVVECNFRDLVDGRYRSDAHPHALIGTVASIVVDFGVPVYFCSDRQAACRFVEEYLTRFHRRIARCQKEMRVTRRDSGEE